A single genomic interval of Spirosoma linguale DSM 74 harbors:
- a CDS encoding transcriptional regulator, AraC family (PFAM: helix-turn-helix- domain containing protein AraC type; AraC protein arabinose-binding/dimerisation~SMART: Helix-turn-helix, AraC domain~KEGG: sse:Ssed_2097 hypothetical protein) translates to MTKEVETIHEYHLNKNEPDKAQFVLYRLGDYLKKNRANTTRPHMHSYYQIIWFQSGEGSHVVDFNTYAVQSDSIFFVAKNQVHYFDSNTDYGGYLLHFNESFLIHNDSEVAFFLKSNFFNNPYQSPVCYIDQTIHQTLDTYLAQLQAELADPSPLGKEELLRGYLKAFLIQLQRFKNYQEQPTFVTDEKRLQLLRYINLVDEHYKKGLSIGEYARLMHLSSRTLSEITGHFLHKTPSQLIQERIILEAQRLLLHSELNINQIGFRLGFDDPSYFVKYFKKHAGVSPSEFRRAIS, encoded by the coding sequence ATGACAAAAGAGGTTGAGACGATCCATGAATATCATTTGAACAAAAACGAGCCTGACAAGGCGCAGTTTGTGCTCTACCGGTTAGGGGATTATCTCAAAAAGAATCGAGCTAACACGACCAGACCCCATATGCATAGCTACTACCAGATCATCTGGTTTCAGTCGGGGGAGGGTAGTCATGTGGTCGATTTCAACACCTATGCCGTGCAGAGTGACAGTATCTTCTTTGTGGCCAAAAATCAGGTTCATTATTTTGACAGTAACACCGATTATGGGGGCTATCTGCTACATTTTAATGAATCGTTTTTGATTCACAACGACAGCGAGGTTGCGTTTTTCCTGAAATCCAATTTTTTTAATAACCCCTACCAATCTCCCGTCTGCTATATTGACCAGACCATTCATCAAACACTGGACACGTACCTGGCGCAGCTACAAGCCGAATTAGCTGACCCTTCACCCCTGGGTAAAGAAGAACTCCTGCGCGGCTATCTGAAAGCGTTTCTGATCCAGTTACAACGGTTTAAAAATTATCAGGAACAACCCACCTTCGTTACTGACGAGAAACGGCTACAACTGCTACGGTATATTAACCTGGTGGATGAGCATTACAAAAAAGGACTTTCGATTGGCGAATATGCCCGTCTGATGCATCTGTCATCGCGGACACTTTCGGAGATTACCGGGCATTTTTTACATAAGACCCCATCCCAGCTCATTCAGGAACGCATCATCCTGGAGGCTCAACGACTCTTGCTGCATTCCGAGCTTAATATCAATCAGATCGGCTTTCGACTGGGTTTCGATGACCCCTCTTACTTCGTTAAATATTTCAAGAAACACGCCGGGGTTTCGCCTTCGGAGTTTCGAAGGGCCATTTCCTGA
- a CDS encoding Glyoxalase/bleomycin resistance protein/dioxygenase (PFAM: Glyoxalase/bleomycin resistance protein/dioxygenase~KEGG: mlo:mlr2185 hypothetical protein) has product MNFISVRLITADIKPMVRFYEQITGLPVKQYTDDFAELQTPSGTLAIGSTRTLQLFGGDDIARACSNQSAIIEFRVDNVDMEYQKLTDMLGKRIVQKPTTMPWGNRSLLFRDPDGNLVNFFTPVTPEALNKVDG; this is encoded by the coding sequence ATGAATTTTATCTCAGTTCGGCTTATTACAGCGGATATCAAGCCCATGGTTCGCTTCTACGAGCAAATTACTGGCCTGCCAGTAAAACAGTATACGGATGATTTCGCCGAATTACAGACGCCTTCGGGCACCTTAGCCATTGGCAGCACGCGTACCCTGCAACTGTTTGGCGGAGACGACATAGCCAGGGCTTGCAGTAATCAGTCCGCTATTATTGAATTTCGTGTTGATAATGTTGACATGGAGTATCAAAAATTAACCGACATGCTGGGCAAGAGGATTGTTCAGAAACCGACTACCATGCCCTGGGGTAACCGTTCATTACTGTTCCGGGATCCGGACGGCAATCTGGTAAATTTCTTCACGCCGGTTACACCAGAGGCACTTAACAAAGTTGATGGATAA
- a CDS encoding hypothetical protein (KEGG: rhi:NGR_b20690 hypothetical protein) yields the protein MKNTYQRFVLGSRLPGLFISVVLCLWVLFGTVGCQDHRDPPQPQVTPFASGLVAPLGVETDAKGQVWVTQAGSGTANDGQLSMITPQGEVWPVVTGFTSQVSPEGAVFGLNHLLLQGTTLYLVHGVEGRLYSFDITSFQPGNPPVSAQSLTYEAVGEFVKAYSFADDTDETDLFNLTIGPEGDLFIVDAAANAIIRRNATTHALSVFATIPPIITSGADTLEAVPTGIAFDGQRFLVSNFTGYPYPSGRATIYQYDLQGNESTYQTGLTTLTDIELDENRQPLVLEYGTWTGQGFADNSGTIVRATSQGNTRLLGSLNFPNSIKRSNANTYYIAQTFDGTIQRVTL from the coding sequence ATGAAAAATACTTACCAACGTTTTGTTCTCGGCTCCCGGCTTCCTGGCTTGTTCATTTCCGTCGTTTTGTGTCTGTGGGTACTGTTTGGTACCGTGGGTTGTCAGGACCATCGGGACCCGCCCCAACCCCAAGTCACCCCATTTGCCAGCGGCCTGGTTGCTCCGCTGGGCGTTGAAACCGATGCTAAGGGACAAGTGTGGGTTACTCAGGCTGGGAGCGGTACGGCCAATGATGGTCAGTTGTCCATGATTACCCCGCAGGGTGAAGTCTGGCCGGTAGTGACCGGGTTTACATCCCAGGTTAGTCCGGAAGGGGCCGTCTTTGGCTTGAATCACCTGCTGTTGCAGGGAACGACACTCTACCTGGTTCACGGTGTTGAAGGCAGGCTCTATTCATTTGATATTACCTCCTTTCAGCCGGGCAACCCGCCTGTGTCGGCTCAATCGCTGACCTACGAGGCTGTGGGTGAGTTTGTCAAAGCGTATTCGTTTGCGGATGATACGGATGAGACAGACTTGTTTAATTTAACAATCGGCCCCGAAGGAGACCTGTTCATCGTAGACGCTGCGGCCAATGCCATTATTCGCCGTAATGCGACGACCCATGCCCTGAGCGTCTTTGCCACCATTCCGCCCATTATTACTTCTGGTGCCGATACGCTGGAAGCCGTACCCACGGGTATTGCCTTCGATGGGCAACGCTTTCTGGTCAGCAACTTTACGGGCTATCCATACCCGAGTGGGCGAGCCACCATTTACCAGTATGACCTGCAGGGGAACGAGTCAACGTATCAAACAGGTCTAACCACTTTGACCGATATAGAGCTGGACGAAAACCGGCAACCACTTGTCCTGGAATACGGCACGTGGACGGGACAGGGTTTTGCGGACAACTCGGGAACGATCGTGCGGGCCACGTCTCAGGGAAACACCCGCCTGCTCGGTAGCCTTAACTTCCCCAACTCCATTAAACGAAGCAACGCCAACACATACTATATCGCCCAGACCTTCGACGGAACCATTCAGCGAGTAACGCTATAG
- a CDS encoding phage shock protein C, PspC (PFAM: PspC domain protein~KEGG: ank:AnaeK_1497 hypothetical protein): MKKTISINISGVIFHIEEDGYDKLKNYLTTVQQYFSTYEDSQEIVTDIENRIAEKLLAKLKAADKQVVSLEDVNELVAAMGTVADFEAVEEEEVLVTNGGRHSASGVGQGSSGKGPSAQTGNPSQTSGTYTSQPSPVYTAPRRLVRDLRRKTLGGVCAGLAHYFNMDVVWIRLIFVGLFVGLPALSGASHGPDGFFGGLSGFTFIVYIAMWIALPGVMTIEDDKTVKKFFRNPEDKVLGGVASGIAAYFGVDTGIIRLLFVLGIVFFGVGFLLYIVLWMIAPQANTLTEKMEMQGQPITLSNIEQSIKQNLNINETPDRESTLTRVLLFPFRAIATIIGGLGSALGPLLNGVVSLIRVFAGVMMLILAFAGMIVCLAFLGAAIGIESGIHLGDLPLQFIREDITVPMVLATVLSGLIPAFGLAILGIMLITTRSVLSGRTALTLAGVWLLSLVVLAGTASPLISSFQRRGTVEETKVLNVPAAIPTFAMNDMENDDNFRPSIEVKGYEGTAINLIQYFRAQGSTRTEAQANARKIKYVYLVKDSTVRFDETMELVPGARFRAQDLDMDLMVPYEKPFRMTRDFARFIRNEFGEKEFDRMGESIWKFTKAEGLVCINFPREKNRDDSDEDNDVTDLTDDVQSAVASELGDDFDHISDHTRQFNVTAFSKVDVAGAFVVRFRKGDVYKVIADGREEDMSDMDVRVNGSTLEVKIDRRGGLFDWSNRKRVGLTITVPGIDELTLSGASKASLTGFGNYKDLKIDMSGACRTVFDGTADKLDIQLSGASNAVLRGHVNRLEADLTGASKIEATGLDVDNAEVGASGASHADFGHVNKMNSETSGASKVTRQ; the protein is encoded by the coding sequence ATGAAAAAGACAATAAGCATAAATATTAGTGGCGTCATCTTCCACATCGAAGAGGATGGCTACGACAAACTTAAAAACTACCTGACAACAGTACAGCAATACTTTTCGACCTACGAAGACAGTCAGGAAATTGTAACGGACATTGAAAACCGTATTGCCGAGAAGCTGCTCGCCAAACTGAAAGCCGCCGATAAACAGGTTGTTTCGTTGGAAGATGTCAACGAGCTGGTAGCGGCCATGGGTACCGTCGCCGACTTCGAGGCCGTAGAAGAGGAGGAAGTTCTGGTTACGAATGGCGGTCGGCATTCAGCGTCGGGCGTGGGGCAGGGGTCATCGGGTAAAGGGCCAAGTGCCCAAACGGGTAATCCCAGTCAAACCTCCGGAACATATACTTCGCAGCCTTCACCGGTTTATACAGCTCCCCGCCGTCTGGTGCGCGACCTGCGCCGGAAAACGCTGGGTGGTGTTTGTGCTGGTCTGGCCCATTATTTCAATATGGATGTGGTCTGGATTCGCCTGATTTTTGTCGGCCTGTTCGTGGGCTTACCCGCCTTAAGTGGGGCTTCTCATGGTCCCGACGGGTTTTTCGGCGGCCTGAGTGGCTTTACGTTCATCGTCTACATTGCCATGTGGATTGCCCTGCCGGGTGTCATGACGATTGAAGATGACAAAACGGTGAAAAAGTTTTTCCGTAATCCCGAAGATAAAGTGCTGGGGGGCGTAGCCTCCGGAATTGCAGCCTACTTTGGTGTCGATACGGGCATTATCCGGCTGTTGTTTGTGCTGGGCATTGTTTTCTTCGGCGTTGGCTTTCTGCTCTACATCGTTCTCTGGATGATTGCTCCTCAGGCCAACACCCTGACGGAAAAAATGGAGATGCAGGGGCAGCCTATCACGCTCTCCAACATCGAGCAAAGCATCAAGCAAAACCTGAATATCAACGAAACCCCCGATCGGGAAAGTACACTGACACGGGTACTGCTGTTTCCGTTCCGGGCCATTGCGACCATTATTGGTGGACTCGGAAGCGCGCTGGGGCCGCTGTTGAATGGGGTTGTTTCGCTGATCCGGGTATTTGCCGGGGTGATGATGTTGATACTTGCTTTTGCCGGAATGATTGTTTGTCTGGCCTTTCTGGGAGCGGCTATTGGTATTGAGTCGGGTATTCATTTAGGTGATTTGCCTCTTCAGTTCATTCGGGAAGATATCACCGTGCCCATGGTGCTGGCCACTGTCCTGTCCGGTCTGATTCCTGCCTTCGGTCTGGCCATTCTGGGTATTATGCTCATCACGACCCGTAGCGTACTAAGCGGCCGTACAGCCTTGACGCTGGCTGGTGTGTGGCTGTTGAGTCTGGTCGTTCTGGCTGGAACAGCTTCTCCGCTGATCTCCAGCTTCCAGCGTCGTGGAACGGTTGAAGAAACCAAGGTGCTGAACGTACCGGCGGCCATCCCCACCTTCGCCATGAACGATATGGAAAACGATGATAACTTTCGCCCTTCTATTGAAGTGAAAGGCTACGAAGGAACAGCTATCAATCTGATTCAGTATTTCCGGGCGCAGGGCAGCACTCGGACCGAAGCACAGGCCAACGCCCGGAAAATCAAGTACGTCTATCTCGTTAAAGATTCGACGGTTCGCTTCGATGAAACGATGGAACTTGTTCCCGGTGCTCGTTTCCGGGCGCAGGATCTGGACATGGATCTGATGGTTCCTTACGAAAAACCGTTCCGGATGACCCGCGATTTTGCCCGCTTCATCCGCAATGAGTTCGGCGAGAAAGAGTTTGACCGGATGGGCGAGAGCATCTGGAAATTTACGAAAGCTGAAGGGCTCGTTTGCATCAATTTCCCCCGGGAAAAGAACCGGGATGATAGCGATGAAGATAATGACGTAACCGACTTGACCGACGATGTGCAAAGCGCCGTTGCCAGCGAACTGGGCGACGATTTCGATCACATCAGCGACCACACCCGGCAGTTCAATGTGACGGCCTTCTCGAAAGTAGACGTGGCGGGGGCTTTTGTGGTACGCTTCCGAAAGGGTGATGTCTATAAAGTAATCGCCGATGGTCGGGAGGAGGACATGAGCGATATGGACGTTCGGGTGAACGGCAGCACGCTCGAAGTGAAAATCGACCGCCGGGGTGGCCTTTTCGACTGGAGCAACCGCAAGCGCGTCGGACTTACCATTACGGTTCCGGGTATCGACGAACTGACATTATCCGGTGCTTCGAAAGCCAGTCTGACCGGGTTTGGCAACTATAAAGACCTGAAAATCGATATGAGCGGTGCCTGCCGAACGGTTTTTGACGGAACGGCCGATAAGTTGGATATTCAGCTATCCGGTGCATCGAATGCTGTGCTACGCGGACACGTCAACCGACTGGAAGCTGACCTGACCGGAGCCAGCAAAATTGAGGCTACGGGTCTGGATGTCGATAATGCGGAAGTCGGTGCCAGCGGTGCCAGCCATGCGGACTTTGGTCATGTTAACAAAATGAATTCCGAAACATCGGGTGCCAGCAAAGTAACACGGCAATAG
- a CDS encoding NmrA family protein (PFAM: NmrA family protein; short-chain dehydrogenase/reductase SDR~KEGG: hypothetical protein), with the protein MKKTIVVFGATGNLGNRIVRELVKRGAAVRAIVRTATDAEKIRTLEQLGATVEETDMNSVDALAKASSGAGCVVSALAGLGDVIVDLQKRILDGALQAGVPRFIPSDFCTDYTDLVPGENRNFDLRRAFRDYLDTTSIQASSIFNGAFADILQYNTPVLNLKEKSIGYWGDKADWPLDFTTMDDTAAFTAEVALDDEAPRNLQIASFQVSPAMLWQDVKAATGQEFRLHQLSSLEDFAQFIQHQRAAYPAGENELYAKWQQGQYMYSMFTTHHTHVANGRYKNLTWTTSLDFIKSFVQ; encoded by the coding sequence ATGAAAAAGACAATTGTAGTGTTCGGTGCCACCGGCAATTTAGGAAACCGGATTGTGCGTGAACTAGTAAAAAGAGGGGCGGCCGTACGGGCCATTGTGCGAACGGCCACCGATGCCGAAAAAATAAGAACACTGGAGCAACTGGGGGCCACCGTTGAGGAAACCGATATGAACAGCGTCGATGCGCTTGCCAAAGCGAGTTCGGGTGCCGGTTGCGTGGTGTCGGCGCTTGCGGGTTTGGGCGATGTAATTGTCGATTTACAGAAACGAATTCTGGATGGCGCCCTGCAAGCGGGTGTTCCCCGGTTTATCCCTTCCGATTTCTGCACCGATTACACGGATCTGGTACCGGGCGAAAACAGGAATTTTGATTTGCGAAGAGCCTTTCGGGACTATCTCGATACTACGTCCATACAAGCCTCGTCCATTTTCAACGGTGCTTTTGCTGATATCCTTCAATACAACACACCGGTTTTAAATCTGAAAGAAAAGAGCATTGGTTACTGGGGCGATAAGGCTGACTGGCCACTGGATTTCACCACGATGGACGATACGGCGGCCTTTACAGCCGAAGTAGCTTTGGACGACGAAGCCCCCAGAAATTTACAGATTGCCAGTTTTCAGGTCAGCCCTGCGATGCTGTGGCAGGACGTGAAAGCGGCCACGGGTCAGGAATTCAGACTTCATCAGCTGTCAAGTCTTGAAGATTTTGCTCAGTTTATACAACATCAACGAGCCGCTTACCCTGCGGGAGAAAACGAACTGTACGCCAAATGGCAGCAGGGACAGTATATGTATTCAATGTTCACAACGCACCATACGCACGTAGCCAACGGACGCTATAAAAACCTCACCTGGACTACAAGCCTAGATTTTATAAAGTCATTTGTTCAATAA
- a CDS encoding metal dependent phosphohydrolase (PFAM: metal-dependent phosphohydrolase HD sub domain~SMART: metal-dependent phosphohydrolase HD region~KEGG: vpa:VP1867 hypothetical protein), translating to MEFTNLLRQIEFIKEVDKLKYILRKTKLFGSNRNENDAEHSWHLALMALVLADHANVQVDLLKVIKMLLIHDLVEIDAGDTFIYDTQKNHDNTEEERKAAQRIFGLLPDHQSSELLAVWEEFEEQQTNEAKFARAMDRLEPLLQNASNEGGTWKEFDVNYEKVHNKKRVIEHGSATIWRYAEQLLNESVEKGILKK from the coding sequence ATGGAATTTACGAATCTTCTGAGGCAGATTGAGTTTATCAAGGAAGTGGATAAACTCAAATACATCCTTCGTAAAACTAAACTTTTCGGTAGTAACCGAAACGAGAATGATGCTGAACACAGTTGGCATCTAGCTTTAATGGCTCTTGTATTAGCTGATCATGCAAATGTGCAGGTTGATCTGCTCAAGGTAATTAAGATGCTGCTCATCCATGATCTTGTCGAAATTGACGCTGGTGACACCTTTATTTATGATACCCAAAAAAATCACGACAATACCGAAGAGGAAAGAAAGGCGGCCCAACGAATTTTTGGCTTATTGCCCGACCACCAATCTAGTGAGTTGCTGGCCGTTTGGGAAGAATTTGAAGAGCAGCAAACCAATGAAGCCAAGTTTGCCCGAGCCATGGACCGACTCGAACCTCTTCTTCAAAACGCGTCGAATGAGGGCGGTACCTGGAAAGAGTTCGATGTAAATTATGAAAAGGTACACAACAAAAAGCGAGTTATTGAACACGGTTCGGCTACCATCTGGCGATACGCGGAGCAGCTACTCAATGAAAGCGTTGAAAAAGGAATCTTAAAGAAATAA
- a CDS encoding amine oxidase (PFAM: amine oxidase; FAD dependent oxidoreductase~KEGG: cak:Caul_3839 amine oxidase), protein MKLTSNIIIIGGGLSGLTLAYLLAKQGVTTTILEASDRLGGRIQTITGPLGTPLELGATWFSDVHTNLLALLSELGLPKYPQYSGGMSLFQTKSFEPPQSFFVPAADNPSYRLAGGTQRLIDKLAQKLPAQSIRLNTPVRAIQQSGNELSVELADGTTLKADQVICCLPPQLAASRIQFAPALPDPVAQLLPTVQTWMAGSVKFVLEYDEPFWRQAGYSGMLYSHAGLVTEMYDHTNVEQDRFGFTGFLNGGAASFSSETRQEFVLRQLGELFGPKAAEPNAYMDKVWNDEYVLAGNPVVLRPHQHNGHPALQAGYMDGHLHFCGTETASAFAGYMEGAVIAAQSVAERLLG, encoded by the coding sequence ATGAAATTGACCAGCAACATAATTATTATTGGGGGCGGATTAAGTGGGCTTACCCTCGCTTATTTATTAGCCAAACAGGGAGTAACCACGACGATTTTAGAAGCCTCTGACCGACTAGGCGGGCGAATTCAGACAATAACCGGCCCCCTGGGTACGCCCCTGGAATTAGGCGCTACCTGGTTTTCAGACGTACATACCAACTTATTAGCACTACTTTCTGAATTAGGCCTTCCCAAATACCCGCAGTACTCCGGTGGGATGAGTCTTTTTCAAACCAAATCTTTCGAGCCCCCCCAATCCTTCTTTGTTCCAGCCGCCGACAATCCGTCCTATCGACTGGCCGGTGGCACACAGCGGCTAATTGACAAGCTTGCACAAAAATTACCTGCACAATCGATTCGGCTCAATACACCTGTCCGGGCAATTCAACAAAGCGGGAACGAGTTGAGCGTTGAGCTTGCTGATGGTACCACCCTGAAAGCCGATCAGGTTATTTGCTGCCTGCCCCCACAACTCGCTGCCAGCCGTATTCAATTTGCTCCGGCCCTACCCGATCCTGTCGCTCAGCTTCTTCCAACGGTACAAACCTGGATGGCTGGTTCGGTAAAATTCGTGCTGGAATACGACGAGCCGTTTTGGCGACAGGCTGGTTATTCAGGCATGCTTTACAGCCACGCGGGCTTAGTAACGGAAATGTATGACCATACCAACGTTGAACAGGATCGGTTTGGCTTCACAGGCTTTTTAAACGGTGGTGCCGCATCCTTCAGCTCTGAAACCCGCCAGGAATTTGTCCTGCGTCAGTTAGGTGAGCTGTTCGGCCCTAAAGCAGCCGAACCCAATGCCTACATGGATAAAGTGTGGAATGACGAGTATGTTCTGGCTGGCAATCCGGTTGTCCTTAGGCCCCACCAACATAATGGACACCCGGCTCTTCAAGCGGGCTATATGGATGGTCACCTGCATTTCTGTGGCACCGAAACAGCATCCGCATTTGCAGGCTACATGGAAGGGGCCGTTATTGCCGCCCAGTCGGTTGCCGAGCGGTTGTTGGGGTAA
- a CDS encoding conserved hypothetical protein (KEGG: bpt:Bpet3506 hypothetical protein) — translation MTVQDSLQTTFDHLIFGSYFLEDGVNFILDQLGIRPQKGGQHLTMGTHNAVLKLADTTYLEVIAIDPNLPKPPRPRWFGMDNLQPGIAPTIIQWAGEAHPAQRLSASDVTLTAIEAVHPNAAELNTWLTEIGYDGPFIASTISTGETCRLRVTLESTKGPVIFESLV, via the coding sequence ATGACTGTACAAGACAGCCTCCAAACCACCTTTGATCATCTGATTTTCGGTTCGTACTTTCTTGAAGACGGCGTTAACTTCATTCTTGACCAACTGGGCATTCGGCCCCAGAAAGGTGGGCAACACCTGACTATGGGAACGCATAACGCTGTTCTTAAACTGGCGGATACTACGTATCTGGAAGTCATTGCCATTGACCCGAACCTGCCAAAGCCACCAAGGCCCCGCTGGTTTGGGATGGACAACCTGCAACCGGGCATTGCGCCCACCATCATCCAATGGGCGGGAGAAGCACACCCGGCGCAACGGTTATCCGCGTCGGATGTAACCCTGACGGCCATCGAAGCAGTCCATCCAAATGCAGCCGAATTAAACACCTGGTTAACCGAAATAGGATACGACGGCCCCTTCATAGCCAGCACCATCAGCACCGGGGAAACTTGCCGGCTGAGAGTGACCCTTGAGTCAACCAAAGGGCCTGTAATCTTTGAGTCGCTTGTTTAA
- a CDS encoding alpha/beta hydrolase fold protein (PFAM: alpha/beta hydrolase fold~KEGG: mlo:mlr4436 contains similarity to hydrolase) — MIQHNENPGMAQNMYSDEELITHFPGFTNQYATVNGVRLHYVEGGTGIPLVCLPGWPQTWYSYKPVAVELAKTYRVIIVDIRGMGSSEKPQSGYDKKTMAADIAALLQQLGLTNVHLMGHDIGGMVAMSFAFNYPQFTQKLIVLDGSHPSEGLMQMSLIPPRGTFAGKMDADRPYAWWMGFNQVKELPEKILAGRFQYLLDWLFQYVMIDDSKMSPLERAVYASSYNDAESIRAANAWYQTFQQDIDDAQTYQPLAMPVLGIGSYVSYNYMKMGLPYVAKDAQVVGILDSGHYLFEERPAQVLDAVLRFLA; from the coding sequence ATGATTCAACACAACGAGAACCCAGGGATGGCTCAGAATATGTACTCTGACGAGGAATTAATCACCCATTTTCCTGGCTTTACCAACCAGTATGCAACCGTAAACGGGGTGCGGCTGCATTATGTCGAAGGTGGGACAGGCATACCTTTGGTTTGTTTACCGGGCTGGCCGCAAACCTGGTATTCTTACAAGCCTGTTGCGGTAGAACTGGCCAAAACGTACCGTGTCATTATTGTCGACATAAGAGGGATGGGTAGCTCCGAAAAGCCCCAATCCGGCTACGATAAGAAAACAATGGCCGCCGATATTGCCGCCTTGTTACAGCAGTTGGGCCTGACAAACGTTCATCTTATGGGCCACGACATCGGCGGCATGGTAGCCATGAGTTTTGCGTTTAACTATCCCCAATTCACCCAAAAGCTGATTGTCCTGGATGGCTCGCATCCCAGCGAAGGCCTGATGCAGATGAGTTTGATACCCCCTCGGGGTACGTTTGCCGGGAAGATGGATGCCGATAGACCCTACGCCTGGTGGATGGGATTCAATCAGGTAAAAGAATTGCCGGAAAAGATACTGGCCGGGCGATTCCAGTACTTGCTGGACTGGCTTTTTCAGTATGTCATGATTGACGACAGCAAGATGTCTCCTCTGGAAAGAGCGGTATATGCCAGTTCGTATAATGACGCCGAGAGCATCCGGGCAGCGAATGCGTGGTATCAAACATTTCAGCAGGATATAGACGATGCCCAAACGTATCAGCCGCTTGCCATGCCGGTGTTAGGCATCGGAAGCTATGTGAGTTACAACTACATGAAGATGGGATTGCCTTATGTAGCCAAAGACGCACAAGTGGTTGGAATTTTAGACAGTGGTCATTACCTGTTTGAAGAGCGGCCCGCCCAGGTGCTTGACGCAGTTTTGCGGTTTCTTGCCTGA
- a CDS encoding putative transcriptional regulator, Crp/Fnr family (PFAM: cyclic nucleotide-binding~KEGG: dal:Dalk_3453 cyclic nucleotide-binding protein): MEEFIRFIKGIIWIDELDLQLVLSRCRERQVGKSKLLLRKGQIASQYFFIVSGGVRFFYEAHDQENTTWVMFENEFFTEISSLHPQTPSRFNIEAIDETKLIVIDKKDMDFLYGQVAAWEEFGRKIWEATTIRMIDQLMNFQTLSAEERYLSFLKNSQLIQKAPVKQVAAVLGITPNALSRIRKKIR, translated from the coding sequence ATGGAAGAGTTTATCCGGTTTATTAAAGGAATTATCTGGATCGATGAGCTGGATTTACAACTGGTGCTTTCCCGATGCCGGGAACGACAAGTCGGCAAAAGCAAACTACTGTTGAGAAAGGGGCAAATTGCCAGTCAGTACTTTTTCATTGTATCCGGGGGCGTCCGCTTTTTCTACGAAGCCCACGATCAGGAAAATACCACCTGGGTAATGTTTGAAAATGAGTTTTTCACTGAAATCTCAAGCCTCCATCCCCAAACGCCATCCCGGTTTAACATTGAAGCCATCGACGAAACGAAGCTGATCGTGATCGATAAGAAGGATATGGATTTTTTATACGGACAGGTGGCAGCCTGGGAAGAGTTTGGGCGAAAAATTTGGGAGGCCACTACCATCCGAATGATCGATCAGCTTATGAATTTTCAAACCTTATCGGCCGAAGAACGGTACCTGAGTTTCCTGAAGAATTCTCAGCTAATCCAGAAAGCGCCCGTCAAGCAGGTAGCCGCTGTGCTGGGTATTACCCCCAATGCCTTAAGCCGAATCCGGAAAAAAATCCGCTAA
- a CDS encoding transcriptional regulator, PadR-like family (PFAM: transcriptional regulator PadR family protein~KEGG: rle:RL3102 PadR family transcriptional regulator): MNIENAQVQMRKGILEFCILHIISRGEIYASDMLDELTSARIMVVEGTLYPLLTRLKNAGLLDYKWVESTSGPPRKYYILTDLGRTSLEALNATWQELAESVNAIVGKVDLHKKITNGAVTVSPSPDPATPPANA, from the coding sequence ATGAATATAGAAAACGCTCAGGTGCAAATGCGGAAGGGTATTCTGGAGTTCTGCATTTTGCACATCATATCGCGGGGTGAAATTTATGCCTCCGATATGCTCGACGAGCTGACTTCCGCCAGAATCATGGTTGTGGAAGGTACCCTGTACCCGCTGCTAACCCGCCTGAAGAATGCCGGTCTGCTCGATTACAAATGGGTAGAGTCGACCTCCGGGCCACCCCGTAAATACTACATTCTGACCGATCTCGGTCGTACCTCACTGGAGGCACTCAACGCTACCTGGCAGGAACTTGCCGAATCGGTTAATGCAATAGTCGGAAAAGTCGATCTACACAAAAAAATCACGAATGGCGCGGTCACCGTCTCGCCCTCGCCAGATCCAGCAACCCCTCCAGCCAACGCTTAA